In Planifilum fimeticola, one genomic interval encodes:
- a CDS encoding GNAT family N-acetyltransferase, which yields MEKEGDGEKVATFTAWWGYTGKRHHPFVRWVAVKEPHQGMGLGKAIIAEGVRRMVEIEGVAPCISRRIRGAIKPSDYTDGPGLTLRLPNPCRGIKRRWRCL from the coding sequence ATCGAAAAAGAGGGGGACGGAGAAAAAGTTGCCACCTTCACGGCCTGGTGGGGTTATACGGGAAAACGGCATCATCCCTTTGTGCGTTGGGTGGCGGTGAAAGAGCCCCATCAAGGAATGGGGTTGGGAAAAGCGATTATCGCAGAAGGCGTCAGACGAATGGTCGAGATCGAAGGGGTTGCACCATGTATATCCCGACGGATACGTGGTGCTATAAAGCCATCAGATTATACCGATGGGCCGGGTTTGACTTTGAGACTTCCGAACCCATGCCGGGGGATCAAACGGCGCTGGCGTTGCCTCTGA
- a CDS encoding nucleotidyltransferase domain-containing protein, protein MKECAVSSPELDRILRLMGGFHYPWFIAGGWALDLACGRQTRAHEDVDLCLFREHLVPLLRFFEDWEKAVAVPGEERLVPCRSERDVEPPRHELHFRKEGRSVEFLLIDREGDEVLFRRDPSIRMPLGQLARKDPLGRPYVSPAWQLLFKAKNSRSKDEADFLTHLPFLNGEEKRWLLSALRIHHPSSGWIERLENEV, encoded by the coding sequence TTGAAGGAATGCGCCGTATCCTCTCCGGAATTGGACCGGATCCTCCGCCTGATGGGGGGATTTCATTATCCCTGGTTCATCGCCGGTGGGTGGGCTTTGGATCTTGCGTGCGGCAGGCAGACGCGTGCCCATGAGGATGTGGATCTCTGCCTTTTCCGGGAACACCTCGTTCCGCTCCTTCGGTTTTTCGAAGATTGGGAGAAAGCCGTGGCGGTACCGGGGGAGGAGCGTTTGGTTCCCTGCCGTTCGGAAAGGGATGTGGAACCTCCCCGACACGAGCTCCATTTTCGCAAAGAAGGCCGGTCGGTCGAATTTTTGTTGATCGATCGGGAAGGAGACGAGGTCCTGTTTCGGAGAGATCCGTCAATCCGGATGCCCCTCGGACAACTGGCGAGGAAGGACCCGCTGGGCCGACCTTACGTCTCCCCCGCCTGGCAACTGCTCTTCAAGGCGAAAAATTCCCGTTCCAAGGACGAGGCGGATTTCCTTACGCACCTTCCCTTTTTGAACGGGGAGGAGAAGCGGTGGCTGCTCTCCGCACTCCGGATTCACCATCCCTCCAGTGGTTGGATCGAGCGGTTGGAAAATGAAGTGTAG